The following are encoded together in the Pseudidiomarina andamanensis genome:
- the mutS gene encoding DNA mismatch repair protein MutS has protein sequence MSNAQNNSQKISTHTPMMQQYLRIKAEHADTLLFYRMGDFYELFYDDAKRAAELLDISLTARGSSNGQPIPMAGVPYHAAENYLARLLELGESVAICEQIGDPATSKGPVERQVVRILTPGTLTDEALLPAAQENLLVAVNPGDNFGIACLDMASGRFTVLEAASREQLRAELERLQPAEVLYPETWQFSDKELNCSCCRRRPEWEFDQASSEQLLLRQFQVAHLDGFGIRHLHTAIGAAGAILNYVKATQRAALPHITSIVAERYDDAIMLDAATRRNLELVRSLSGQKTALFDVLDNTSTAMGSRLLQRWLQRPLRQHQQLSRRYNAVGALQHIDFHELHQQLRHIGDIERILTRIGLRSARPRDLARLRIALQTLPSIQELIEHPDLVVWQQAIATFPELADLLEQAIVEQPPMLIRDGGVIRDGFDEELDEQRQLAAGATDFLQQIETRERQRTGIMTLKIGYNKVHGYYLEASRAASAQIPADYQRRQTLKNAERYIIPELKTYEDKVLQSQSRALAREKWLYENLIEQIAEHLQPLQHTAMALAEIDVLRSFAEQALTYQYQRPELVEQIQIELSDARHPVIERLQQEPFIANDVSLTPQQRLLLITGPNMGGKSTYMRQTALLAIMAHCGSFVPATKAVFGPIDRIFTRIGASDDLASGRSTFMVEMTEAANILHNATDKSLVLMDEIGRGTSTYDGLALAWACAEALLDKNRALTLFATHYFELTQTIGHHDGALNVHVEATEHGDSIAFQHKVKTGAASRSFGVQVAQLAGLPSSVLQQAKLYLQQLEHDHHGVVEATPAKSSTVQVPLFEAQPSAFEQALADLDVNQLTPIEALTWLAQWQQKMRTSK, from the coding sequence ATGTCGAACGCACAAAATAACTCGCAAAAAATTTCAACACATACCCCCATGATGCAGCAATATCTGCGGATAAAAGCAGAACATGCTGATACCTTATTATTCTATCGAATGGGGGATTTTTACGAACTTTTCTATGATGACGCGAAACGTGCTGCGGAGTTACTCGATATCTCACTCACCGCCAGAGGTAGTAGCAACGGCCAGCCCATTCCAATGGCTGGCGTGCCCTACCATGCAGCTGAAAATTACTTGGCTCGATTACTCGAACTTGGTGAATCTGTCGCTATTTGCGAGCAAATCGGCGACCCAGCAACCAGCAAAGGCCCCGTAGAACGCCAAGTTGTACGCATTCTTACGCCAGGTACTCTAACCGATGAAGCCCTGCTTCCAGCAGCTCAAGAAAATTTACTCGTTGCGGTGAATCCTGGCGATAATTTCGGTATTGCCTGTCTTGATATGGCAAGCGGTCGTTTCACGGTACTCGAAGCCGCTAGTCGTGAACAACTGCGCGCAGAACTCGAGCGCTTGCAACCAGCCGAGGTGTTATACCCAGAAACTTGGCAGTTTAGTGACAAAGAATTGAATTGCAGCTGCTGCCGACGACGCCCCGAATGGGAGTTTGACCAAGCGAGTTCGGAACAACTTTTGCTACGTCAATTTCAAGTTGCGCATCTCGATGGATTTGGTATTCGTCACCTGCATACTGCAATAGGCGCCGCTGGAGCCATTTTAAATTACGTGAAAGCTACTCAGCGAGCGGCGTTACCGCATATTACCTCAATTGTTGCTGAGCGCTACGACGATGCGATTATGCTCGATGCAGCAACGCGTCGAAACTTAGAACTGGTGCGCTCATTGAGCGGACAGAAAACTGCTTTGTTTGATGTACTTGATAACACCAGTACCGCAATGGGAAGCCGCTTGCTGCAACGTTGGTTGCAACGCCCTTTACGCCAGCATCAACAACTGAGCCGTCGCTACAACGCCGTTGGCGCATTGCAACACATAGATTTTCACGAGCTACATCAGCAGTTACGTCACATAGGCGATATTGAACGTATTTTGACACGTATTGGTTTGCGCAGTGCACGCCCTCGTGATCTGGCAAGATTACGTATTGCTCTACAAACGTTGCCGAGCATTCAGGAGCTTATTGAGCACCCTGATCTCGTAGTCTGGCAACAAGCCATTGCAACGTTTCCGGAGCTTGCCGATTTACTTGAGCAGGCCATTGTCGAGCAGCCGCCGATGCTCATTCGCGATGGTGGCGTGATTCGTGACGGTTTTGACGAGGAACTTGATGAGCAACGTCAATTAGCTGCCGGCGCTACCGATTTTCTGCAACAAATTGAAACTCGAGAGCGGCAACGTACGGGTATCATGACGTTGAAAATCGGCTACAACAAAGTTCATGGCTATTACCTGGAAGCGAGCCGTGCTGCGAGCGCGCAAATTCCAGCCGATTACCAACGTCGCCAAACCTTGAAGAATGCCGAGCGTTATATTATTCCTGAGTTGAAAACCTACGAAGACAAAGTTCTGCAAAGCCAAAGCCGTGCCCTAGCCCGGGAGAAATGGTTATACGAAAACCTCATTGAGCAAATTGCCGAACATCTACAACCATTGCAGCATACCGCGATGGCATTGGCTGAAATTGATGTGTTACGCAGTTTTGCTGAACAAGCGTTAACTTATCAATACCAACGCCCAGAGCTCGTTGAACAAATTCAAATTGAGCTCAGCGATGCCCGTCATCCAGTGATTGAGCGATTACAGCAAGAACCGTTTATTGCCAATGATGTGAGCTTGACGCCGCAACAACGATTATTGCTGATTACTGGTCCAAATATGGGCGGTAAATCCACATATATGCGGCAAACCGCGTTACTCGCAATTATGGCGCACTGTGGCAGCTTTGTTCCGGCAACAAAGGCCGTATTTGGCCCAATTGATCGAATTTTTACTCGTATCGGCGCGTCAGATGATCTTGCTTCCGGCCGTTCTACCTTTATGGTTGAAATGACCGAGGCTGCGAATATTTTGCACAACGCAACGGACAAAAGTTTGGTACTGATGGATGAAATCGGTCGTGGCACCTCAACTTATGACGGATTGGCTTTGGCTTGGGCTTGCGCCGAAGCATTGTTAGATAAAAATCGTGCGTTAACGCTGTTTGCCACGCATTACTTTGAACTCACCCAAACCATTGGGCACCACGACGGTGCACTGAACGTTCACGTAGAAGCGACTGAGCACGGTGATAGCATTGCGTTCCAACACAAGGTGAAGACCGGCGCGGCAAGTCGAAGCTTTGGCGTCCAAGTTGCGCAACTAGCTGGTTTACCAAGCTCGGTGTTGCAGCAAGCGAAACTCTATCTGCAGCAACTTGAACATGACCATCACGGTGTTGTCGAGGCTACGCCTGCAAAATCATCGACAGTTCAGGTGCCACTGTTTGAAGCTCAACCGAGCGCGTTTGAACAAGCACTGGCAGATTTAGACGTGAACCAATTAACGCCAATTGAAGCACTAACCTGGTTAGCCCAGTGGCAACAAAAAATGCGCACAAGCAAGTAA
- a CDS encoding CinA family protein → MVSQTRHDLAVDLGKWLQQRQWQIVTAESCTGGGIGYAISSIPGSSAWFAGGFITYTNTLKHELLNVPNVTLARYGAVSSETAAAMATGALANSGGDVVIAVTGIAGPDGGTPEKPVGLVWFGLAWENHCITWHKVFEGSRTQVRKATIDEALRSFEKIT, encoded by the coding sequence ATGGTATCACAAACACGTCACGATTTAGCAGTAGATTTAGGTAAGTGGTTGCAACAACGTCAATGGCAAATTGTTACGGCAGAGTCCTGCACAGGTGGCGGAATCGGTTATGCTATTAGTTCGATTCCTGGCAGCTCAGCATGGTTTGCCGGTGGCTTTATCACCTATACCAATACCTTGAAACATGAGTTACTAAATGTACCGAATGTTACTTTGGCACGCTACGGTGCCGTTTCCAGTGAAACTGCAGCTGCCATGGCTACTGGTGCGCTGGCAAATAGCGGCGGTGATGTGGTCATTGCGGTAACCGGCATTGCTGGCCCCGATGGTGGTACACCAGAAAAGCCCGTTGGTTTGGTTTGGTTTGGGTTGGCTTGGGAAAACCACTGTATAACTTGGCATAAAGTGTTTGAAGGGAGTCGAACACAAGTTCGAAAGGCCACAATTGACGAGGCTTTACGAAGTTTTGAAAAAATTACTTGA
- the ispF gene encoding 2-C-methyl-D-erythritol 2,4-cyclodiphosphate synthase: MRIGHGYDVHKFGGEGPLTLGGIQVPYEQGLIAHSDGDVILHAVADALLGAVALGDIGQHFPDTDAQYAGADSGQLLQHVYQLVQQQGFELGNLDVTVVAQVPKLAPHIIAMRERIAALLAADVTHINVKATTTEKLGFVGRKEGIACHAVVLLMPSVSRD; the protein is encoded by the coding sequence ATGCGAATAGGGCACGGTTACGATGTGCATAAATTCGGTGGAGAAGGGCCACTCACGCTTGGTGGAATTCAAGTACCATACGAGCAAGGATTGATTGCACATTCTGATGGCGACGTCATATTGCACGCCGTTGCCGATGCATTGCTAGGTGCTGTGGCTTTAGGCGACATCGGTCAACATTTTCCAGATACCGATGCACAATATGCGGGTGCCGACAGCGGTCAGTTGTTGCAACACGTTTATCAGCTTGTTCAGCAGCAGGGTTTCGAATTAGGTAATCTTGACGTGACCGTGGTTGCTCAAGTACCTAAGCTTGCACCTCACATTATTGCCATGCGAGAACGTATTGCTGCACTGCTAGCGGCAGATGTCACGCACATTAATGTGAAGGCCACCACCACTGAAAAGCTCGGGTTTGTTGGGCGTAAAGAAGGCATCGCCTGTCATGCTGTGGTGCTATTGATGCCGAGTGTTTCCCGTGACTGA
- the truD gene encoding tRNA pseudouridine(13) synthase TruD has translation MTEAYLHGMPPCRGQFKASADDFQVTEQLELPVTDESQQVGEHQWLWVKKLGANTAFVAGQLAKFAGVKERDVSFSGLKDRHAVTYQWFSVQLPGQALLPWETLEHPEFSVEKAALQPKKLKTGTHRANHFVLKIRQIDDVEAFNQRWLQIVEQGVPNYFGAQRFGHNGQNIEQAKRWFAGQLKRRLNRNQIGLYLSAARSFLFNQVVSERISQQRLTPELGDAVMLQGSQSFFVVDTLDASLLERYSQGDIMLTAPLPGNDKWASTEAIAELEQSICQQYPELMEGLAKQRIDHARRPLLLKLQSPQLRWLTDDCAELEFSLPRGSFATSVLRELMQDAMSTPNSNPNSEPNQGNQAHDEVVSQ, from the coding sequence GTGACTGAAGCCTACTTACATGGAATGCCGCCGTGTCGCGGACAATTTAAAGCCTCCGCTGATGATTTTCAGGTAACCGAGCAGCTCGAGTTACCAGTTACTGATGAAAGCCAACAAGTTGGTGAACATCAATGGTTATGGGTTAAGAAACTAGGTGCGAATACAGCCTTTGTTGCCGGGCAATTAGCAAAATTCGCGGGTGTCAAAGAGCGCGATGTGAGTTTCTCTGGTTTGAAAGATCGCCATGCGGTGACCTACCAATGGTTTTCGGTACAGTTGCCGGGGCAAGCTTTGTTACCTTGGGAAACTCTTGAACATCCTGAGTTCTCAGTCGAGAAAGCAGCTCTACAACCGAAGAAACTGAAAACTGGAACGCACCGAGCGAATCATTTCGTATTAAAAATTCGACAAATTGATGATGTGGAAGCATTCAATCAACGCTGGTTACAAATAGTCGAGCAGGGCGTCCCTAACTATTTTGGTGCACAACGTTTTGGTCACAATGGTCAGAACATTGAACAGGCCAAACGCTGGTTTGCTGGGCAACTCAAAAGGCGACTGAATCGTAATCAAATCGGTTTGTATTTATCAGCAGCCCGTTCGTTTTTATTCAATCAAGTGGTTAGTGAACGTATATCGCAACAACGTTTAACACCTGAACTTGGCGACGCTGTGATGTTGCAAGGCAGCCAATCGTTTTTTGTAGTGGATACCCTAGATGCAAGTTTACTTGAGCGCTATTCGCAGGGTGATATCATGTTGACGGCACCGTTGCCGGGTAACGATAAATGGGCAAGTACTGAGGCTATCGCTGAATTAGAACAGTCAATTTGTCAGCAGTATCCAGAGTTAATGGAAGGTTTAGCGAAACAACGTATTGACCATGCCCGTCGGCCATTGCTACTGAAATTACAAAGCCCGCAATTGCGCTGGTTAACCGATGATTGTGCGGAACTCGAGTTTTCATTGCCACGTGGTAGTTTTGCGACAAGCGTATTACGTGAACTGATGCAAGATGCAATGAGTACTCCAAATAGCAACCCGAATAGTGAACCAAACCAAGGTAATCAAGCTCATGATGAAGTTGTTAGTCAGTAA
- the surE gene encoding 5'/3'-nucleotidase SurE: MMKLLVSNDDGVHAPGIEALYLRLKDIAQVRVIAPDRNCSGASNSLTLHNPLRMQRLPNGFYSLNGTPTDCVHLGTNSPLADDVDLVVSGINDGPNMGDDVLYSGTVAAAMEGRFMGLPAIAVSMGSRSDEFYDTAAQVVANIVSRMAEQPLRLDTILNINVPAVPFDELKGYKVTRLGRRHRAETMVQSKDPFGRDIFWYGPIGGHQDDAEGTDFHAVREGYVSITPLSLDMTARSHQDTLSNWLTKTTT, translated from the coding sequence ATGATGAAGTTGTTAGTCAGTAACGACGACGGCGTTCATGCCCCAGGCATTGAAGCCCTATATCTGCGTTTAAAAGACATTGCTCAAGTACGCGTGATAGCCCCCGATCGTAATTGCAGTGGCGCCAGTAACTCGTTAACGCTGCACAATCCATTGCGAATGCAACGGTTACCAAATGGTTTCTATTCACTTAACGGTACGCCAACTGACTGCGTTCACTTAGGTACCAATTCGCCATTGGCTGATGATGTTGATCTGGTCGTTTCTGGTATTAACGATGGCCCTAACATGGGCGACGACGTTTTGTACTCAGGCACTGTAGCTGCAGCAATGGAAGGCCGTTTTATGGGGTTGCCAGCGATTGCGGTTTCAATGGGGTCACGTAGTGATGAGTTTTACGATACTGCAGCACAAGTTGTCGCCAATATCGTAAGCCGCATGGCAGAGCAACCACTGCGTTTGGATACCATTTTGAACATCAATGTACCCGCAGTTCCGTTTGATGAACTGAAAGGCTATAAAGTGACGCGCTTAGGGCGCCGTCATCGAGCAGAAACCATGGTACAAAGCAAAGACCCATTTGGTCGCGATATATTTTGGTATGGGCCTATTGGTGGTCATCAAGATGATGCCGAGGGAACCGATTTTCACGCTGTGCGCGAGGGTTATGTCTCAATAACACCATTGAGCTTGGATATGACGGCTCGTAGTCATCAAGATACCCTGTCAAACTGGTTAACGAAAACGACAACATGA
- a CDS encoding YqaA family protein, with amino-acid sequence MKIFGWLYDKVLSWSQHRRAPAILAGLSFSESVIFPIPPDVMLAPMAMTQPQRAWQFAWITTVASVLGGITGYWLGYFLFDPVVIPLVEWAGYEDKLVRVTDWFHAYGFWIIFIAGFSPLPYKLFTVTGGMLSVAFVPFVMGSVISRGLRFFLVAWLLKTGGPKMAVHLRTYVDRIGWGMVILAIIAYVWTR; translated from the coding sequence ATGAAAATTTTTGGTTGGCTCTACGATAAAGTTTTGAGTTGGTCTCAGCATCGTCGCGCTCCAGCTATCCTTGCTGGATTAAGTTTTTCTGAGTCGGTTATTTTTCCAATTCCACCAGATGTCATGCTAGCGCCGATGGCGATGACGCAGCCGCAAAGAGCATGGCAGTTCGCATGGATCACAACCGTAGCCTCGGTTCTCGGTGGTATCACTGGTTATTGGCTCGGGTATTTCTTATTTGATCCTGTCGTGATCCCGTTGGTGGAATGGGCGGGCTATGAGGATAAGTTAGTGCGTGTTACCGATTGGTTTCATGCTTATGGCTTTTGGATTATTTTCATTGCTGGATTCTCGCCACTACCGTATAAATTGTTCACAGTAACAGGTGGGATGTTAAGTGTGGCATTCGTCCCATTCGTTATGGGCTCGGTCATCAGTCGTGGCTTACGTTTTTTTCTAGTCGCTTGGTTGCTGAAAACTGGAGGCCCCAAAATGGCCGTACATCTGCGTACCTATGTTGACCGGATTGGTTGGGGGATGGTGATTTTAGCCATCATTGCCTATGTGTGGACGCGTTAA
- the recA gene encoding recombinase RecA, which translates to MSNDKQKALDAALGQIERQFGKGSIMRLGDNQAMDIESVSTGSLTLDIALGIGGLPFGRVVEIYGPESSGKTTLTLQVIAEAQKKGKTCAFVDAEHALDPVYAEKLGVNVDELLVSQPDTGEQALEICDMLVRSGAVDVVVVDSVAALTPKAEIEGEMGDSHVGLQARLMSQALRKLTANIKKSNSMCIFINQIRMKIGVMFGNPETTTGGNALKFYSSVRLDIRRTGAVKEGDEVVGNETRVKVVKNKVAPPFKQAEFQIMYGAGISKEGELIDLGVKQKIIDKAGAWYSYKGDKIGQGKANAMKFMIDNPAVAADIEQQIREQLLAKPVKGGKAAAAEVADAKDDVMMDDDLI; encoded by the coding sequence ATGAGCAACGATAAACAAAAAGCACTCGACGCCGCGTTAGGGCAAATTGAACGCCAGTTTGGTAAAGGTTCAATTATGCGCTTGGGTGATAACCAAGCAATGGACATCGAGTCAGTTTCAACTGGTTCATTAACATTAGATATCGCGCTTGGTATTGGCGGACTTCCATTTGGCCGTGTCGTTGAGATTTACGGGCCAGAATCAAGCGGTAAAACAACGCTAACATTACAAGTTATTGCGGAAGCCCAGAAGAAAGGAAAGACCTGTGCGTTTGTTGATGCTGAACACGCTCTTGATCCTGTGTATGCCGAAAAGCTGGGTGTAAACGTTGACGAGTTACTTGTTTCGCAACCTGATACCGGTGAACAAGCGCTAGAAATTTGTGACATGCTGGTGCGCTCGGGTGCCGTTGATGTGGTTGTTGTCGACTCGGTTGCGGCGTTAACGCCAAAAGCTGAAATTGAAGGCGAAATGGGTGATAGCCATGTTGGTTTGCAAGCGCGTTTAATGTCGCAAGCTTTACGTAAATTGACTGCGAACATCAAAAAGTCAAACAGCATGTGTATTTTCATCAACCAAATTCGAATGAAAATTGGCGTAATGTTTGGTAACCCAGAAACCACAACGGGTGGTAACGCGTTGAAGTTCTACTCGTCTGTACGTCTCGATATTCGTCGCACTGGTGCGGTAAAAGAAGGTGACGAAGTTGTGGGTAACGAAACCCGAGTGAAAGTCGTGAAAAACAAAGTAGCGCCACCGTTCAAGCAAGCTGAGTTCCAAATCATGTACGGCGCTGGTATTTCGAAAGAAGGTGAGTTGATTGATCTTGGTGTGAAGCAGAAGATCATTGATAAAGCTGGTGCATGGTATAGCTACAAAGGCGATAAAATTGGCCAAGGTAAAGCCAATGCCATGAAATTTATGATTGATAACCCAGCCGTTGCCGCGGATATCGAACAACAAATTCGTGAACAGCTATTAGCGAAGCCTGTGAAAGGCGGTAAGGCAGCAGCTGCCGAAGTTGCTGATGCGAAAGATGATGTTATGATGGATGACGATCTAATCTAA
- a CDS encoding patatin-like phospholipase family protein produces MSQYVQVALALGSGAARGWSHIGVIKALKDMGIEVNMVAGTSIGSLVGAGFASGRLTELEEWVRDMGRWEVFNLLDFGFSHGGIIQGEKVFSHARELFGAINIEDMPITYGAVATDLFTGREIWLRKGDVYDASRASCSMPGLLAPTGVKGRWLVDGGLVNPVPVSLCRALGSDFVIAVNLNSQLTTTAIEARNKYVAPGHEHLRHHQSEPQADVHGHNTPTTTEASDEGAHPSEDAEQGFFKSFLSTSQQYWDSMKDKFNGQSYKAPGMLGVMAGSIDIMQERITKARLAGDPPDILIQPKLGHISLMEFERGNEAIDVGYETTMRMKDFILSELQLFSERRG; encoded by the coding sequence ATGAGTCAGTATGTTCAAGTCGCATTAGCGTTGGGTTCAGGCGCAGCGCGCGGATGGTCGCACATTGGTGTGATCAAAGCCCTAAAAGATATGGGCATTGAAGTTAACATGGTTGCAGGCACTTCAATCGGCTCCCTCGTGGGAGCCGGTTTTGCTTCTGGACGTCTGACCGAGCTCGAAGAATGGGTTCGAGACATGGGGCGTTGGGAAGTCTTCAATTTACTCGATTTTGGTTTTAGCCACGGCGGTATAATTCAAGGTGAAAAGGTTTTTAGCCATGCCCGTGAATTATTTGGCGCCATTAATATTGAAGATATGCCAATTACCTACGGCGCCGTCGCGACCGATTTATTTACTGGTCGCGAAATATGGCTACGTAAAGGCGATGTCTACGATGCTTCTCGTGCGTCGTGTTCAATGCCGGGGCTATTAGCGCCAACAGGCGTTAAAGGACGCTGGCTTGTCGACGGCGGCTTGGTGAATCCAGTTCCAGTCTCCTTATGCCGTGCTCTCGGCTCTGATTTCGTGATTGCAGTGAACTTGAATTCACAGCTCACAACAACAGCTATTGAGGCTCGCAATAAATACGTAGCGCCAGGTCATGAACATCTTCGTCATCATCAATCTGAGCCTCAGGCCGATGTGCATGGCCATAATACGCCAACCACAACCGAAGCTTCCGATGAGGGGGCACATCCAAGCGAAGATGCTGAGCAAGGATTTTTTAAAAGCTTTCTTTCAACCAGTCAGCAATACTGGGATTCAATGAAAGATAAGTTTAATGGCCAATCTTATAAGGCGCCGGGTATGTTAGGTGTCATGGCTGGCTCGATAGATATTATGCAAGAGCGTATTACTAAGGCTCGATTGGCTGGCGATCCGCCGGATATCTTAATTCAACCAAAACTCGGCCACATTAGTTTGATGGAATTTGAGCGCGGTAATGAAGCAATTGACGTGGGCTATGAGACAACAATGCGGATGAAGGATTTTATTCTGTCCGAGTTACAACTCTTTTCCGAACGTCGCGGTTGA
- a CDS encoding protein-L-isoaspartate(D-aspartate) O-methyltransferase — translation MIQNFQGMARKLADKLRAEGITNTAVLDVIRTTPRHLFMPESLAHKAYENTALPIGQGQTISQPLMVASMTQLLMQHDCQKVLEIGTGSGYQTAILAQLVNHVYSVERIAELQYQAKRRLKKLDLHNVSMRHGDGWQGWPSKAPFDGIIVTAAASSMPMALLQQLTDGGVMVIPVGTTIQRLIVVRRFGDEFEQKELGEVKFVPLVPGATI, via the coding sequence ATGATTCAAAACTTTCAAGGTATGGCGCGCAAATTAGCTGATAAGTTGCGCGCAGAAGGTATTACCAATACCGCTGTATTAGATGTCATTCGAACGACACCTCGGCATTTATTCATGCCGGAATCATTAGCCCATAAGGCCTATGAAAATACCGCACTGCCCATTGGTCAAGGACAAACCATTTCACAACCGTTGATGGTTGCTTCAATGACCCAATTATTGATGCAACACGACTGTCAAAAAGTGTTAGAAATTGGTACAGGTAGTGGCTATCAAACAGCAATTTTGGCACAGTTAGTCAATCATGTTTATTCAGTTGAACGAATTGCTGAACTGCAATATCAAGCCAAGCGACGATTAAAGAAGTTGGATCTACACAATGTATCCATGCGCCATGGCGACGGTTGGCAGGGCTGGCCAAGTAAAGCCCCATTCGACGGAATTATTGTCACTGCGGCGGCAAGTTCGATGCCAATGGCATTGTTACAGCAACTCACCGACGGTGGTGTGATGGTCATCCCAGTAGGCACCACCATACAACGACTCATTGTCGTGCGTCGTTTTGGTGACGAATTTGAACAAAAGGAATTGGGCGAAGTGAAATTTGTACCGTTAGTACCAGGGGCAACCATATGA
- a CDS encoding peptidoglycan DD-metalloendopeptidase family protein, producing the protein MCGRVKQLIVLNTALLLLVLGGCAQRTEPAPVTRLYKGKTIHDFEPASLSAASYIVEQGDTLYSIAFRANEDVRTLARWNNIDAPYTIVPGQKLRLTATTSRTAPVKPKAQSQTVASAPKKEYREQQVKQNKSKPLTVKQQNKPARTLPPRKTEPPLPASKDIIWQWPTGGRVLKEFSTAETGTKGLDIAGSRGDPIYAAAAGKVVYAGNALKGYGQLIILKHNDDYITAYAHNQQLLVKEQQWVNKGDEIAAMGDTDAERVKLHFQVRFRGKSVNPRHYLPRGTQ; encoded by the coding sequence ATGTGTGGACGCGTTAAACAGCTCATTGTACTGAACACAGCGCTACTTCTTTTAGTGCTAGGTGGCTGTGCCCAGCGTACAGAACCCGCGCCGGTTACCCGATTGTATAAGGGTAAAACTATCCACGACTTTGAACCTGCTAGCTTATCGGCAGCTTCTTACATTGTTGAGCAGGGCGATACGCTTTATTCCATTGCCTTTCGTGCCAACGAAGATGTTCGCACGCTGGCTCGCTGGAACAATATTGATGCCCCCTATACGATTGTGCCAGGACAGAAATTACGTTTAACAGCAACAACTTCCAGAACCGCGCCGGTGAAACCAAAAGCTCAATCACAAACCGTTGCGTCAGCACCAAAGAAAGAGTATCGTGAACAACAGGTTAAACAAAATAAAAGCAAACCGTTAACAGTAAAGCAACAGAATAAGCCAGCTCGGACGCTACCACCGCGTAAAACAGAACCTCCACTTCCGGCAAGTAAAGATATTATTTGGCAGTGGCCCACAGGCGGACGTGTATTGAAAGAGTTTTCGACTGCGGAAACGGGAACGAAAGGTTTGGATATTGCCGGTTCGCGCGGTGATCCGATTTATGCGGCGGCGGCTGGAAAAGTGGTTTATGCAGGGAATGCATTAAAAGGTTACGGTCAGTTAATCATTTTGAAACACAATGATGACTATATTACGGCTTATGCACATAACCAGCAGTTATTAGTAAAAGAACAACAATGGGTCAATAAAGGCGACGAAATCGCCGCTATGGGTGATACCGATGCAGAACGCGTTAAGCTGCACTTTCAAGTGAGATTTCGCGGGAAGTCGGTCAACCCACGGCATTATTTGCCTCGGGGGACACAATGA
- the rpoS gene encoding RNA polymerase sigma factor RpoS, with amino-acid sequence MSRDQEDIDEVDEQELLSMEQSAPDDSDEAFEEILANRVNYQKKMDATQLYLSEIGYSPLLSAEEEVHFSRLARKGDAKARARMIESNLRLVVKIARRYTNRGLALLDLVEEGNLGLIRAVEKFDPERGFRFSTYATWWIRQTIERAIMNQTRTIRLPIHVVKELNSYLRAARELAHTLDHEPTAEDIAEKLDVSVADVSRMLRLNERVTSVDTPMGGSDNDKTLVDMLTDDNDYGPEGDMQEEDVRDHIMTWLENLNEKQREVLARRFGLLGYEPATLEDVGREIGLTRERVRQIQVEALRRLRDMLRQQGLSLDSLFHRD; translated from the coding sequence ATGAGTCGAGATCAGGAAGACATAGACGAAGTTGACGAGCAAGAGCTGTTGTCAATGGAGCAATCTGCTCCTGATGATAGTGATGAGGCGTTTGAAGAAATACTGGCGAATCGTGTCAATTACCAGAAGAAAATGGACGCGACGCAGCTGTATTTGAGTGAAATTGGCTATTCACCGCTATTAAGCGCGGAAGAGGAGGTTCATTTTTCGCGCTTGGCGCGTAAAGGTGATGCGAAAGCACGCGCTCGGATGATTGAAAGTAACCTTCGCCTGGTTGTCAAAATTGCTCGTCGTTATACCAATCGCGGATTAGCTTTGCTCGATTTAGTCGAAGAGGGTAATCTCGGTTTAATTCGCGCGGTTGAGAAATTTGATCCTGAGCGAGGGTTTCGATTTTCTACTTACGCGACGTGGTGGATTCGTCAAACCATCGAACGCGCCATCATGAATCAAACACGTACCATTCGCCTACCAATTCATGTTGTTAAAGAACTTAATAGTTATTTAAGAGCCGCACGAGAGCTCGCGCATACACTCGATCACGAACCTACCGCTGAAGATATTGCCGAAAAGCTGGATGTGTCTGTTGCTGATGTCAGCCGTATGTTGCGCCTGAACGAGCGTGTCACCTCGGTCGATACGCCAATGGGCGGCAGTGACAACGACAAAACACTAGTCGATATGCTTACGGATGATAACGACTATGGCCCTGAAGGCGACATGCAAGAAGAGGATGTGCGCGATCACATCATGACTTGGCTGGAAAACTTAAACGAAAAGCAACGTGAAGTATTAGCGCGTCGATTTGGTTTGTTAGGTTATGAACCCGCCACTTTGGAAGATGTTGGACGTGAAATTGGTCTGACTCGTGAACGGGTTCGCCAAATACAGGTTGAAGCCTTACGACGCTTACGCGATATGCTCAGACAACAAGGGTTGAGTCTCGATTCGTTGTTCCATCGCGACTAG